Proteins from one Hemibagrus wyckioides isolate EC202008001 linkage group LG16, SWU_Hwy_1.0, whole genome shotgun sequence genomic window:
- the smtlb gene encoding somatolactin beta isoform X1 → MNMTKVLQIWIGILLCSVNGLLGSALECSDRDLTGARCSISVEKLLDRAIQHAELIYRISDEARTLFLSDLQEEMFIPLAIPAHQSYGGNSCMSNLVHIPTSKLEIQQISDKWLLHSILILVQFWIDPLADLQDSLDRYDNAPSSLLSKTRWMSTKLINLKHGVLVLMSKILDEGSLELENNESVTRHVVAPAMAEQVLRDYTVLTCFKKDAHKIETFLKLLRCRQTDNLSCSFF, encoded by the exons ATGAACATGACCAAAG TTCTGCAGATTTGGATAGGGATCTTGCTGTGCTCTGTAAACGGATTACTGGGCTCGGCTCTGGAATGCTCAGATCGTGATCTTACAGGAGCGCGATGCTCAATTTCTGTAGAGAAACTTCTGGATCGAGCCATCCAGCATGCTGAGCTCATCTACCGCATCTCAGATGAGGCCAGGACATTGTTT CTTTCTGATTTGCAGGAGGAGATGTTCATCCCTTTAGCGATACCTGCACATCAAAGCTATGGAGGCAACTCTTGCATGTCCAATCTTGTGCACATCCCTACATCCAAACTTGAAATTCAACAAATTTCG GACAAATGGCTCCTCCACTCAATCTTGATTCTGGTTCAGTTCTGGATCGATCCCCTGGCTGACCTGCAGGATTCTCTTGACAGGTACGACAACGCCCCCAGCTCTCTCCTCAGCAAGACCAGGTGGATGTCAACCAAGCTGATTAACCTTAAGCATGGAGTTCTTGTGCTTATGAGTAAG ATACTGGATGAAGGAAGTCTGGAGCTGGAAAATAATGAGAGTGTGACACGCCACGTTGTTGCTCCTGCCATGGCAGAGCAAGTGCTGAGGGACTACACCGTGTTGACCTGCTTCAAAAAGGATGCTCAcaaaatagaaacatttctaaaaCTGCTTCGATGCCGCCAAACTGATAACCTGAGCTGCTCCTTTTTCTGA
- the foxred1 gene encoding FAD-dependent oxidoreductase domain-containing protein 1: MSSWHKILLNGHSYKALALVNSNRCSSGVRSSRSFSTGRHVRKDIISDLEDQFKAFREKAKAAMPGSDWSPFELTQGLPPERADIVIIGGGVIGWSIAYWLKRKLMSQDSLRVLLVEKDPTYSQSSTVLSAGGIRQQFSLKENIQLSLASANFMKNINEHLGVLNEDPIDLQFNHSGYLFLASEASAHIMEENYAIQKEFGAEVSLLSPTQLKERFPCLNTDGVALASLGLENEGWFDPWTLLNAFRRKAMSMGVYQCFGEVTGFRSWTQNAETMDGDLLNIKRIKYVNVQMPNSLEYQPVECAVVINAAGASSGKIVDMLGVGHGLKTHAEAFRLPVEPRKRYVYVVHCPDGPGLECPFLIDYSGVYLRREGLGGNYITGMSPEENEEPDCSNLDVDHEFFQEKVWPLLAHRLPAFESLKVSGAWAGFYDYNTFDQNGIVGLHPLVNNMYLATGFSGHGLQHSPAVGRAVAELILDGDFKTIDLSAFDFRRILCQEPMLERNIV, from the exons ATGTCCAGTTGGCATAAAATCCTGTTAAATGGCCACAGTTACAAAGCGTTGGCTTTAGTAAACTCTAACCGCTGCAGCAGTGGAGTAAGAAGCAGTCGGAGTTTCAGTACAGGGAGACATGTGCGGAAAGACATCATCTCGG ATCTTGAGGACCAGTTTAAAGCGTTCCGTGAGAAAGCAAAAGCGGCGATGCCAGGCAGTGACTGGAGCCCATTCGAGCTGACCCAAGGCCTTCCACCTGAACGTGCTGACATCGTGATCATCGGAGGAGGCGTGATTGGCTGGTCCATCGCGTACTGGCTGAAGAGAAAACTGATGTCTCAGGATTCGTTGAGGGTGCTGTTGGTGGAGAAGGATCCCACT TACAGCCAGTCCTCCACGGTGCTCTCTGCTGGAGGAATTCGGCAGCAGTTCTCACTGAAGGAGAACATCCAGCTCTCTCTGGCCTCCGCTAACTTCATGAAGAATATTAAC GAACATCTTGGCGTGCTGAACGAAGATCCCATCGACCTGCAGTTTAATCACTCAGGTTATCTTTTCCTGGCCAGTGAAGCGTCGGCACACATTATGGAGGAGAACTACGCCATTCAAAA AGAATTCGGGGCTGAAGTCAGCCTGCTGTCACCCACACAGCTGAAGGAGAGATTCCCCTGTTTGAACACCGATGGCGTCGCTCTGGCTTCTCTTG GACTCGAGAACGAAGGCTGGTTCGACCCTTGGACCCTCCTGAATGCCTTCAGACGCAAAGCCATGTCTATGGGAGTGTATCAGTGCTTTGGAGAAGTCACag gatttaGATCTTGGACACAAAATGCAGAAACCATGGACGGAGACCTGCTGAACATAAAAAGGATCAAATATGTTAAT GTTCAGATGCCTAACAGTTTGGAGTACCAGCCTGTGGAGTGTGCTGTGGTCATAAACGCGGCCGGCGCCAGCTCGGGGAAAATCGTCGACATGCTAGGTGTCGGACATGGCTTGAAAACCCATGCGGAGGCCTTCCGGTTACCTGTAGAACCCAGAAAGAG GTACGTTTATGTGGTGCATTGTCCAGACGGGCCGGGCCTGGAGTGTCCGTTTCTGATCGACTACTCGGGGGTTTACCTGCGGAGAGAAGGCCTTGGAGGAAATTACATCACAGGGATGTCACcggaggag AACGAGGAACCGGACTGCAGTAACCTGGATGTGGACCATGAGTTTTTCCAGGAGAAAGTCTGGCCTCTTCTGGCACATCGACTTCCTGCTTTTGAAAGTCTGAAG GTGTCAGGAGCATGGGCGGGGTTTTATGACTACAACACGTTTGACCAGAACGGCATCGTGGGTCTGCACCCACTGGTAAACAACATGTACTTGGCAACAGGTTTCAGTGGACATGGGCTGCAGCACTCTCCCGCCGTGGGCCGTGCTGTGGCTGAGCTCATCCTGGATGGGGACTTCAAGACCATTGACCTGAGCGCCTTCGATTTCAGACGCATCCTCTGTCAGGAGCCCATGCTGGAGAGGAACATTGTGTGA
- the dcps gene encoding m7GpppX diphosphatase — protein MAATQNSVESETQRETKRHKPDENDGKPAAESSISGFEVGRILRDSAREKNIFVHGKIDDQEAIVILEKTPITQDVLPEMLKKSTQLLEMKNDIYSTYQLQPPPYLNGVKTTVICPATEKHVKKYQRQETFLIEETEEDYQSITLPYINSQSFSVQWVYNILEKKAEADRIVFEDPDPQDGFVLLPDFKWDQKQVDDLYLIAITHRRDVKSLRDLTPDHLPLLRNIREKGLEAIMKRYSVPASKLRVMLHYQPSYYHLHVHFITLDYEAPGCGVERAHLLTDVIQNLQDRPEYYRKHALTFPIRADDALLSKFREAGRV, from the exons ATGGCAGCGACACAAAATAGCGTCGAgtctgaaacacagagagagacaaagcgACATAAACCCGATGAAAATGATGGCAAGCCCGCAGCGGAGAGCTCCATATCGGGCTTTGAAGTCGGGCGAATCCTCCGCGACTCTGCCAGGGAGAAAAACATTTTCGTGCACGGAAAG ATTGATGACCAGGAGGCTATTGTCATCCTGGAGAAAACTCCGATCACACAAGATGTCCTTCCAGAGATGTTGAAGAAGAGCACACAGCTGCTGGAAATGAAGAACGACATCTACAGCACCTACCAGCTCCAACCACCACCGTATCTCAACG GGGTTAAAACCACTGTGATCTGCCCAGCAACGGAGAAACACGTAAAGAAGTATCAGCGTCAAGAGACGTTTCTCATTGAGGAGACTGAAGAAGACTATCAGTCCATCACACTTCCCTACATTAACAGCCAGAGCTTCAGTGTGCAG TGGGTCTACAACATCTTGGAAAAGAAAGCGGAAGCTGACCGGATCGTTTTCGAAGATCCAGACCCACAGGACGGTTTTGTCCTGCTTCCAGATTTCAAATGGGACCAAAAGCAG GTTGACGACTTATATTTGATTGCAATTACACATCGAAGGGACGTGAAGAGTTTGAGAGATCTCACGCCGGATCATCTGCCTTTACTGAGAAACATCCGGGAGAAAGGACTG GAGGCCATCATGAAGCGCTACAGCGTCCCGGCATCTAAACTGCGAGTGATGCTGCACTACCAGCCATCTTACTACCACCTCCATGTGCACTTCATTACGCTGGATTATGAAGCTCCAGGGTGTGGTGTGGAGAGAGCGCACCTGCTCACTGACGTCATCCAAAACCTGCAGGACCGACCGGAGTACTACCGCAAACACGCACTGACTTTCCCCATTCGAGCGGACGACGCACTGCTGAGCAAGTTCAGAGAAGCTGGGAGAGTCTAG
- the smtlb gene encoding somatolactin beta isoform X2, with translation MNMTKVLQIWIGILLCSVNGLLGSALECSDRDLTGARCSISVEKLLDRAIQHAELIYRISDEARTLFEEMFIPLAIPAHQSYGGNSCMSNLVHIPTSKLEIQQISDKWLLHSILILVQFWIDPLADLQDSLDRYDNAPSSLLSKTRWMSTKLINLKHGVLVLMSKILDEGSLELENNESVTRHVVAPAMAEQVLRDYTVLTCFKKDAHKIETFLKLLRCRQTDNLSCSFF, from the exons ATGAACATGACCAAAG TTCTGCAGATTTGGATAGGGATCTTGCTGTGCTCTGTAAACGGATTACTGGGCTCGGCTCTGGAATGCTCAGATCGTGATCTTACAGGAGCGCGATGCTCAATTTCTGTAGAGAAACTTCTGGATCGAGCCATCCAGCATGCTGAGCTCATCTACCGCATCTCAGATGAGGCCAGGACATTGTTT GAGGAGATGTTCATCCCTTTAGCGATACCTGCACATCAAAGCTATGGAGGCAACTCTTGCATGTCCAATCTTGTGCACATCCCTACATCCAAACTTGAAATTCAACAAATTTCG GACAAATGGCTCCTCCACTCAATCTTGATTCTGGTTCAGTTCTGGATCGATCCCCTGGCTGACCTGCAGGATTCTCTTGACAGGTACGACAACGCCCCCAGCTCTCTCCTCAGCAAGACCAGGTGGATGTCAACCAAGCTGATTAACCTTAAGCATGGAGTTCTTGTGCTTATGAGTAAG ATACTGGATGAAGGAAGTCTGGAGCTGGAAAATAATGAGAGTGTGACACGCCACGTTGTTGCTCCTGCCATGGCAGAGCAAGTGCTGAGGGACTACACCGTGTTGACCTGCTTCAAAAAGGATGCTCAcaaaatagaaacatttctaaaaCTGCTTCGATGCCGCCAAACTGATAACCTGAGCTGCTCCTTTTTCTGA
- the kcnj1b gene encoding ATP-sensitive inward rectifier potassium channel 1b encodes MLQFIRKEVHDHVSERRIQRTRLVTKDGHCNIEFGNVAYHSHFAYLMDFWTTFVEIRWRFVILSFVAAFTGSWFVFGLLWYLIAKSNGDLEGENLPDGHLKCIENINGLTSAFLYSLETQTTIGYGGRALTGHCAETVALLVIQSLVGAIINCFMCGLILAKISLPKNRAKTVTFSDTAVICLKNESMCLQIRVANLRKTLLIGSHIYGKLLKTSVTPDGEPVILDQINVDFMVDAGKDNLFFVCPLTLCHVIDSSSPFSEMTADTLQQQDIELVVFLEGMAESTSSSCQVRTSYIPCEIQWGYCFLPIISRTKGGKYHVDFSNFSKTVPVATPHCSSCYLNELNRELHQHGQQGFDNPGFEVVTTEDLMANAQM; translated from the coding sequence ATGTTGCAGTTCATCCGCAAGGAAGTTCATGATCATGTATCGGAACGTAGGATTCAACGGACGCGACTTGTGACCAAGGACGGTCACTGTAACATTGAATTTGGCAATGTTGCGTATCACAGCCATTTTGCTTACCTGATGGACTTTTGGACCACCTTTGTTGAGATCAGATGGCGTTTTGTTATACTTTCTTTTGTCGCTGCTTTCACAGGGAGCTGGTTTGTCTTCGGCCTGTTGTGGTACCTTATTGCAAAAAGCAACGGGGACCTAGAGGGAGAAAACCTTCCAGATGGCCATTTAAAGTGTATTGAAAACATAAATGGTCTCACAAGTGCCTTTCTTTATTCCTTAGAGACACAGACGACCATTGGATATGGAGGACGAGCTTTGACAGGTCACTGTGCCGAGACTGTAGCCCTTCTCGTCATCCAGTCTCTAGTGGGTGCCATTATAAACTGCTTCATGTGCGGCCTGATTCTGGCCAAAATCTCCCTACCGAAAAACCGAGCCAAGACCGTTACCTTTAGTGACACGGCTGTGATCTGTTTGAAAAACGAAAGTATGTGCTTGCAGATACGAGTTGCTAACCTTCGGAAGACGCTGCTCATTGGCAGCCATATTTACGGCAAGCTTTTGAAAACCAGCGTCACCCCAGATGGAGAACCTGTCATTCTGGACCAGATTAATGTTGACTTCATGGTGGATGCTGGTAAGGACAACCTCTTCTTCGTTTGTCCGCTGACGCTGTGCCATGTAATTGACAGTTCTAGTCCTTTTTCAGAGATGACTGCTGATACTCTTCAGCAGCAGGACATTGAGCTGGTGGTCTTTTTGGAAGGCATGGCTGAATCCACAAGCTCCTCATGCCAGGTTCGCACGTCCTACATCCCATGTGAGATCCAGTGGGGTTACTGCTTCCTGCCCATCATCTCCCGAACCAAAGGGGGCAAATACCATGTTGACTTTTCTAATTTCTCCAAAACCGTTCCAGTAGCCACACCTCACTGCTCCAGCTGCTATCTAAATGAACTCAACAGAGAACTTCACCAGCATGGACAGCAAGGCTTCGACAACCCTGGGTTTGAGGTAGTAACTACAGAAGATTTGATGGCCAATGCGCAAATGTAG